A portion of the Bombus pascuorum chromosome 8, iyBomPasc1.1, whole genome shotgun sequence genome contains these proteins:
- the LOC132910034 gene encoding microtubule-actin cross-linking factor 1, isoforms 1/2/3/4 isoform X9, which produces MSTQAYYKERLGFDPADTVAEHHREQRSQHGYEESLSKFKGQNENGFSWMMEGRENWRVEGATEHRSGSTQAFWGCWAMFIEAHDERDAIQKKTFTKWVNKHLKKHWKYVKTYTCLHVCVLVNNQPCCSPTASRHVGDLFEDLRDGHNLISLLEVLSGEHLPRERGRMRFHMLQNVQMALDFLRYKKIKLVNIRAEDIVDGNPKLTLGLIWTIILHFQSWRRKISDIVVGQESNVTAREALLRWARRSTARYPGVRVTDFTGSWRDGLAFSALIHRNRPDLVDWKGARASQPRERLDRVFYVAEREYGVTRLLDPEDVDTPEPDEKSLITYISSLYDVFPEPPTIHPLYDAEDQRRSEEYRELASSLHMWIREKMCLMQERVFPPTLIEMKNLAAGSTKFKNEEVPPRYRDKQRLSYIFRDLQKYFEAVGEVDIEPHLRIEVIEENWNRLMMLHQEREQAIIDEIKRLERLQRLAEKVHREMKATDNRLEELERRVEDEARRLDRLHPLEAKHAVDLLEQDIRNTEVQIQNIFPDVHTLTEGRYSQAAELRKRVQKLHQRWVALRSLLHKRLVQPLSAVSFPVEERVVTKHRTTVHETRLVDTNPHFRALHDCIDWCKAKIKQLQDADYGSDLPSVQNELEVHQREHKNIEQFHPKVERCVQAKSHFHAEELTLYSQHLTVLQKLHTELLAASNKRLSDLDTLHDFIQSATNELVWLSSKEETEVTRDWSDKNLNVQSIEQYYERTFGSGIESLMSDLEKREIQFSAVQDRGEALVLQHHPAAKTIEAYMSAMQSQWTWLLQLTLCLEVHLKHAAQSQQFFRDVQQAEQWISKRDESLNTIYSQSEFSLDEGERLLKGMQELREELNSYGDHVQKLVDQAKDVVPMKQRRQPVTRPMQVTCVCSYKQVNMSIEKGEQCTLYDNSGRIKWRVKNQEGVESPVPGVCFALQPPDKDALDAAERLRRQYDRSVGLWQRKQLRLRQNMIFATIKVVKGWDLPQFLAMGQDQRTAIRKALNEDAEKLLSEGDPADPQLRRLKRETAEVNKLFDELEKRARAEEESKNAGRIFNEQISAIQEALDEAERVLNTRIAAPLPRDIDSLEHLVLQHKDFEQTLKRQTPDLDKVQQTFRGITLKTPAMRNKLDAVTTKWTNIWNSSNLYIERLKCVEIVLSSLEENTTSVSELEVKLASFDELPPDLKGLQNVLEDLMVLQNAISQQQTAMDKLNEDTQNARHVVEKSRPSHRGSHSDMDRLDDEVNKLNSRWTNLCAQLVERVRSAEAAYGLAQQLEHAYRNEVDFIDESYEKLEVENAKNLLNKVVERAPAIEAVNVTGSRLIREGKIYGQRLRAFTEQLEDICPSLDASVKKPRREFVSTVDDVARDLDTLNKRYTTLVDLLQERVTQLAAQQTEETSQQFQEALEGLQKWLTDTEEMVSNQKSPSSDYNVVKAQLQEQKFLKKMLMDQQNSMSSSYNMGQEVAAEAEPKERKKIEKQLKDLMARFDNLTESAAKRMEALEQAMGVAKQFQDKLIPLQTWLDKTEKRVRDMELVPTDEEKIQQRVTEHDGLHEDILSKKPEFSELTEVASQLMSLVGEDEAAALADKLQDAADRYAALVERSESLGNLLQRSRQGLRHLVLSYQELQAWMEGMEIRLSKYRVLAVHTEKLLQQMEDLADLTEEVSTRQTEVDSTTDTGLELMKHISSDEALQLKDKLDSLQRRFNDLVSRGSDLLKHAQESLPLVQQFHDNHNRLMDWMQAAESALQSAEPREDEIIRLEMEISEYRPVLDKINAVGPQLSQLSPGEGAATIEALVTRDNRRFAAIAEQIQRKAERLQLSKQRSLEVIGDIDDLLEWFHEVDNQLREAEPPSSEPEIIRVQLKEHKALNDDISSQKGRVRDVISTAKKVIRENGQYEDKSTIRENMEDLRETMEIVSGLSMDRLGALEQALPLAEHLRDTHIDLVSWLEEAEQQVAMLPMPALRPDLIAAQQDKNEFLVQSINEHKPLVEKLNKTGEALLKLCNEEEGIKIQDILEADTTRYAALRAELRGRQQTLEQALQESSQFSDKLEGMLRALSSTADQVNGAEPISAHPGRLRDQMEENSALVDELAQRSEAYAAVRRAADDVISKAGNRADPAVKDIKRKLDKLNKLWSDVQKSTTDRGQTLDEALAIAEKFWSELNGVMSTLRELQDALAGQAPPAAQPAAIQQQQVALQEIRHEIDQTKPDVEQVRASGHELMGLCGEPDKPDVRKHIEDLDQAWDNVTALYARREENLIDAMEKAMEFHETLQNLLEFLQEAEDKFSSMGLLGSDIDEVKKQIKQLANFKAEVDPHMVKVEALNRSLIRQAAELTERTSSEQAAAIKEPLGAVNRRWDGLLRGLVERQRLLENALLRLGQFQHALDELLVWIEKTDDTLDNLKAVAGDPQVIEVELAKLKVLVNDIQAHQTSVDTLNDAGRQLIEDGKGTAEASTTAEKLGTLNRRWRDLLQRAADRQRELEDALREAQTFTAEIQDLLSWLGDVDNTIVASKPVGGLPETASEQLERFMEVYNELEQNRLKVESVLQQGQAYLKRADSTSAGGLNHNLRTLKQRWDNVTARASDKKIKLEIALKEATEFHDALQSFVDWLTNAEKILTNLKPVSRVMETILGQIEEHKAFQKDVGVHRETMLNLDKKGTHLKYFSQKQDVILIKNLLISVQHRWERVVSKSAERTRALDHGYKEAREFHDAWSNIMNWLDETEKTLDEVASDGALGGNDPEKIKARLNKHRELQKALSAKQGTYDATMKNGKSLKDKAPKSDEFALKELLNELKNKWTTVCGKCVDRQRKLEEALLFSGQFKDAIQALLEWLSKSEKQLADTGPLYGDLDTVMNLVEQHKTFEKDLESRVSQMESVIKTGRELLAKATPDDASAIGSQLAEINNLWDTVTKLSSDKTERLQEALREAERLHKAVHVLLEWLSDAEMKLRFAGQLPEDEQESRNQLMEHEKFLRELSTKEIEKDQTLELAHVILAKAHPDGALVIKHWITIIQSRWEEVSTWAQQRNQRLENHMRGLQDLDNLLEELLSWLEGLENTLNALEAEPLPDDKATLEMLIVDHREFMENTSRRQNEVDRVCKARQIKSAKDTMKITKAKSPAPTRASPGRERTPDSLPHIGPRFPPKGSKGAEPEFRSPRVKLLWDRWRHVWMLAWERQRRLQDKYNYIQELDRVANFSWEDWRKRFLKFMNHKKSRLTDLFRKMDKNNDGLIPREDFIQGIMNTKFETSRLEMGAVADLFDRHGEGLIDWKEFIAALRPDWEERRTYNDTDKIHDEVKRLVMLCTCRQKFRVFQVGEGKYRFGDSQKLRLVRILRSTVMVRVGGGWVALDEFLLKNDPCRVFLMPIPDPNKPEQHEGWCPLAKGRTNIELREQFILADGVSQTMTAFRSKPSPTSTLQRTPISSANAGPITKVRERSARSVPMGQSRASRSSLSAGTPDSLSDNESSFKLGSARKTSTPYRSSMTPGGSRPSSRPTSRPTSRPTSRPGSRPASRQGSKPPSRYGSTQSLDSTDDSTNVSRIPRRTAVSTTGNTPTSSRHNSVSGKRLSVNGSSSRPRTPTGLVSPASGVPARFGTIHRASSIPTLTGVGTPIRSSSMCTNSATNTSSAVKRARTRTPSSGSSTPLPPSLKLSRKPSGASDTSVSTTPATKRKGKPTPIDQRAPFRL; this is translated from the exons CATTGGAAGTACGTGAAG ACTTACACGTGCCTACACGTGTGCGTCCTTGTGAACAACCAACCATGCTGTTCCCCCACT GCCAGCAGACATGTCGGAGATCTGTTCGAAGACCTGCGGGACGGGCACAACCTCATTTCCTTGCTGGAGGTACTCTCGGGCGAGCATCTT cCGCGAGAGAGAGGTCGGATGCGTTTCCACATGCTGCAGAATGTACAAATGGCTCTTGACTTTTTGCGCTATAAGAAGATCAAGCTCGTTAATATTCGTGCTGAAGACATTGTCGATGGAAACCCAAAGTTGACTCTAGGTTTGATATGGACCATCATACTTCACTTCCAG AGCTGGCGTCGCAAG aTATCCGATATTGTAGTGGGTCAGGAATCGAACGTGACTGCCCGTGAAGCTCTTCTGAGATGGGCCAGACGATCGACGGCGCGTTATCCTGGAGTGCGCGTTACGGACTTTACCGGATCGTGGAGGGATGGGCTAGCTTTCAGCGCATTAATCCATCGAAACAGACCAGATCTGGTCGATTGGAAAGGTGCTCGTGCTAGTCAACCACGAGAGCGGCTCGATCGGGTCTTCTACGTCGCGGAGCGCGAGTATGGCGTTACGAGGCTTCTCGATCCTGAAG ATGTGGACACTCCTGAACCGGATGAGAAGTCCTTGATAACGTACATCTCTTCGCTCTACGACGTGTTCCCGGAGCCGCCAACGATTCACCCGTTGTACGATGCCGAGGACCAGAGGCGCTCGGAGGAATATAGAGAGCTAGCTAGTTCCCTCCACATGTGGATCCGCGAAAAGATGTGCCTGATGCAGGAACGTGTCTTCCCGCCGACCttaatagaaatgaaaaatttggcGGCCGGCAGCACGAAATTCAAGAATGAGGAAGTACCGCCCAGATACAGAGACAAGCAACGACTTTCTTACATCTTCAGGGATTTGCAAAAGTACTTCGAAGCGGTCGGTGAGGTGGACATTGAACCTCACTTACGTATCGAGGTTATTGAAGAAAATTGGAATAGATTGATGATGCTGCATCAGGAAAGAGAACAGGCGATAATCGACGAAATTAAACG ACTCGAACGACTGCAACGACTAGCAGAGAAAGTGCACAGAGAGATGAAGGCGACCGACAATCGATTGGAGGAGCTCGAGAGACGAGTGGAGGACGAAGCCAGACGTCTCGATCGACTTCATCCTCTGGAAGCGAAACATGCGGTGGATCTTTTGGAACAGGATATTCGTAACACCGAGGTCCAGatccaaaatatttttccagacGTGCATACACTTACCGAGGGGCGATACAGTCAGGCGGCCGAACTTCGCAAAAG AGTTCAGAAGCTACATCAACGGTGGGTCGCCCTGCGATCTCTTCTTCATAAACGTTTGGTACAGCCGCTGTCGGCCGTATCTTTCCCGGTAGAAGAACGCGTCGTTACGAAACACCGTACTACCGTCCATGAAACCCGATTGGTCGACACCAATCCACATTTCCGTGCGTTACACGACTGCATCGACTGGTGTAAGGCGAAGATCAAACAGCTCCAGGATGCAGACTATGGCTCCGATTTACCTAGCGTGCAGAACGAACTGGAGGTTCACCAAAGGGAACACAAGAATATCGAGCAGTTCCATCCTAAAGTGGAGAGATGTGTGCAGGCTAAGAGCCACTTTCACGCCGAGGAACTGACATTGTATAGCCAACATCTAACTGTTCTTCAAAAACTTCACACTGAATTATTGGCGGCCTCGAATAAGAGACTTTCCGATTTGGACACTCTACATGACTTTATACAATCGGCGACTAATGAACTAGTTTGGCTGAGTTCTAAGGAGGAGACGGAGGTGACACGCGATTGGAGTGACAAGAATTTGAATGTGCAAAGTATCGAGCAGTATTACGAg CGTACGTTTGGATCTGGTATAGAG TCCCTTATGAGTGACCTAGAGAAGCGGGAGATTCAATTCTCCGCGGTGCAAGATCGAGGCGAAGCTCTGGTCCTTCAACATCATCCCGCCGCGAAAACCATCGAAGCTTACATGTCCGCTATGCAGAGTCAATGGACCTGGCTTCTTCAATTAACTCTTTGTCTAGAAGTCCATCTGAAACACGCAGCACAGAGTCAACAATTTTTCCGGGATGTTCAACAGGCTGAACAGTGGATCTCGAAGAGAGATGAATCACTCAACACCATTTATTCCCAATCAGAATTCTCCTTGGACGAGGGTGAACGTTTATTGAAGGGTATGCAAGAACTACGCGAAGAATTGAATAGTTACGGCGATCATGTGCAGAAACTGGTTGATCAAGCGAAGGACGTGGTTCCTATGAAGCAACGTCGACAGCCCGTGACACGACCTATGCAAGTTACATGTGTCTGCAGCTACAAACAAGTTAAT ATGTCGATTGAGAAGGGCGAACAATGTACGTTATACGACAACTCTGGTAGGATAAAATGGCGCGTAAAGAATCAAGAGGGCGTCGAGTCCCCTGTTCCAGGCGTCTGCTTTGCTCTTCAGCCACCTGACAAGGATGCTCTCGATGCTGCAGAAAGATTGCGACGACAATATGACCGAAGTGTTGGATTATGGCAACGGAAACAGCTTCGATTACGACAAAACATGATTTTCGCGACCATCAAAGTGGTCAAAGGCTGGGATCTACCGCAGTTCTTGGCTATGGGCCAGGATCAGAGAACTGCTATCAGAAAAGCCTTAAACGAGGATGCTGAGAAATTGCTGTCCGAGGGCGACCCTGCTGATCCACAATTGAGGCGACTGAAGCGAGAAACGGCCGAAGTGAACAAATTGTTTGATGAACTAGAGAAACGTGCCAGAGCGGAGGAAGAGTCAAAGAACGCGGGACGTATTTTCAACGAACAGATTTCTGCCATTCAAGAAGCATTAGACGAAGCAGAGAGAGTTCTGAACACTCGCATAGCTGCGCCATTGCCGAGAGACATCGACAGCTTAGAACATCTGGTTCTGCAACACAAAGATTTTGAACAAACTCTCAAACGTCAAACGCCAGATCTAGATAAAGTTCAACAAACTTTCCGTGGTATTACTTTGAAGACTCCAGCCATGAGAAACAAGCTCGACGCTGTTACCACCAAATGGACAAATATTTGGAACTCAAGCAATCTGTACATCGAGCGGCTAAAGTGTGTTGAGATCGTGCTTTCTAGTCTTGAGGAGAACACAACCTCGGTATCCGAATTGGAAGTGAAATTGGCGTCGTTTGACGAGCTGCCACCGGATCTGAAGGGATTACAGAATGTACTAGAAGATCTGATGGTGCTTCAAAATGCCATCTCTCAACAGCAAACTGCAATGGATAAACTGAACGAAGATACGCAGAACGCAAGACACGTTGTTGAAAAGTCGAGACCAAGTCATCGTGGCTCTCATTCTGATATGGATCGCTTAGACGATGAAGTGAACAAACTAAACTCCAGATGGACCAATCTATGTGCTCAGTTGGTTGAAAGAGTTCGCAGCGCGGAAGCAGCCTATGGCCTAGCTCAACAGTTAGAACATGCCTACCGTAACGAGGTCGACTTCATTGACGAATCGTACGAAAAACTCGAAGTGGAGAATGCGAAG AATCTATTGAACAAGGTGGTAGAACGAGCGCCGGCGATCGAAGCAGTAAATGTGACAGGCAGTCGATTGATTCGCGAAGGAAAG ATCTACGGACAAAGGCTTCGAGCGTTCACGGAACAGCTGGAAGATATCTGCCCGTCTTTGGATGCTTCGGTGAAAAAACCGCGACGAGAGTTCGTCTCAACGGTTGACGACGTCGCTCGTGATCTAGATACTCTGAACAAGAGGTACACCACGCTCGTGGATCTTCTTCAGGAACGGGTTACACAGCTGGCAGCGCAACAAACCGAGGAGACATCTCAACAG TTCCAGGAGGCTCTGGAGGGTCTTCAGAAATGGCTGACGGACACAGAGGAAATGGTATCCAACCAGAAATCACCATCATCGGATTACAACGTAGTCAAGGCGCAATTACAAGAGCAAAAATTCCTGAAGAAGATGCTAATGGACCAGCAAAACTCAATGTCCTCCTCGTACAATATGGGCCAAGAAGTGGCGGCTGAGGCGGAGCCTAAGGAACGGAAGAAGATCGAGAAACAACTGAAAGATTTGATGGCAAGATTTGATAATCTTACGGAAAGTGCTGCTAAGAGAATGGAAGCACTTGAACAAGCGATGGGAGTAGCGAAACAGTTCCAGGATAAACTGATACCACTTCAAACTTGGCTGGACAAGACCGAAAAACGCGTAAGAGATATGGAGTTGGTTCCAACGGACGAGGAAAAAATCCAGCAACGCGTTACCGAACACGATGGCCTTCACGAGGATATTCTGTCAAAGAAACCTGAATTCAGTGAACTTACAGAGGTTGCTAGTCAACTAATGTCTCTGGTAGGCGAAGATGAAGCCGCTGCTTTGGCTGACAAACTTCAGGATGCGGCTGATAGATACGCTGCATTGGTCGAACGATCGGAATCTCTTGGTAACTTGCTTCAACGTTCGAGACAGGGTTTACGTCATCTGGTACTCAGTTATCAAGAACTTCAGGCTTGGATGGAGGGTATGGAAATCAGATTGTCGAAATACAGAGTGCTGGCAGTGCATACGGAGAAGCTTCTTCAACAAATGGAAGACCTAGCTGACTTGACCGAAGAGGTTTCGACTCGACAGACAGAAGTAGACAGTACCACCGATACTGGATTGGAATTAATGAAACACATATCGAGCGACGAGGCGCTTCAATTGAAAGATAAACTCGATTCTTTGCAACGGCGATTTAATGATTTGGTTAGTCGAGGTTCCGACTTGCTGAAGCACGCGCAAGAGTCTCTTCCATTGGTGCAACAATTCCATGATAATCATAATCGTTTAATGGATTGGATGCAAGCTGCAGAATCGGCTCTGCAATCAGCCGAACCTCGCGAAGATGAAATTATTAGATTAGAAATGGAGATATCGGAATATAGACCAGTTCTAGACAAGATCAACGCCGTTGGACCGCAGTTGTCTCAGTTATCTCCGGGTGAAGGGGCAGCGACTATCGAAGCTCTAGTCACCAGAGACAACAGGAGATTCGCCGCCATTGCCGAGCAGATTCAACGAAAGGCTGAGAGGCTTCAGCTGAGTAAGCAACGTTCGCTGGAAGTGATCGGTGATATTGACGATTTACTAGAATGGTTCCATGAAGTGGATAATCAATTAAGGGAAGCAGAACCACCAAGCAGCGAACCGGAAATCATCAGGGTACAATTGAAGGAGCATAAAGCCTTGAACGACGACATATCCAGTCAGAAAGGACGTGTTAGGGATGTGATATCCACAGCAAAGAAGGTGATCCGTGAAAATGGTCAATACGAGGACAAATCTACGATCAGAGAAAATATGGAGGACTTACGAGAAACCATGGAAATTGTTTCCGGTCTTTCAATGGATAGACTCGGTGCTTTGGAACAAGCTTTGCCATTGGCTGAACATTTACGCGACACTCACATTGATTTAGTCAGCTGGTTAGAAGAGGCTGAACAACAAGTCGCAATGCTTCCTATGCCTGCGTTAAGACCCGATCTAATAGCCGCCCAACAGGACAAGAACGAGTTCCTCGTGCAGAGCATCAACGAACACAAACCTTTGGTCGAGAAGTTGAACAAAACTGGTGAAGCATTGTTGAAGCTGTGCAACGAAGAAGAAGGTATCAAAATACAGGACATATTGGAAGCAGACACCACTCGATATGCAGCCCTCAGAGCAGAACTTCGTGGTCGACAGCAGACTCTCGAACAGGCACTTCAGGAATCTTCTCAGTTCTCCGACAAGCTGGAAGGAATGCTGCGTGCTCTCTCATCAACTGCCGATCAAGTAAATGGCGCCGAACCGATCAGCGCTCATCCTGGTCGGTTAAGAGATCAGATGGAAGAGAATTCCGCTCTGGTCGACGAATTGGCTCAAAGATCCGAGGCCTATGCGGCTGTGAGGAGGGCCGCCGATGACGTGATCAGCAAGGCAGGTAACAGAGCTGATCCAGCCGTAAAGGACATCAAACGGAAGCTGGACAAATTGAACAAACTATGGAGCGACGTGCAAAAGTCGACGACCGACAGAGGTCAAACGTTAGACGAAGCTTTGGCGATCGCCGAAAAATTCTGGTCCGAGTTGAATGGCGTGATGTCTACTCTGCGAGAGCTTCAGGATGCTCTTGCTGGTCAGGCGCCACCAGCAGCTCAACCTGCTGCCATCCAACAGCAACAGGTTGCCTTGCAGGAGATTAGGCACGAAATCGACCAAACGAAACCAGATGTCGAGCAAGTACGAGCTTCTGGTCACGAGTTGATGGGTCTTTGTGGTGAGCCAGACAAACCAGATGTTAGAAAGCATATCGAAGATTTGGATCAAGCCTGGGATAATGTGACTGCCCTATATGCCAGAAGAGAGGAAAATCTGATCGATGCTATGGAGAAAGCCATGGAGTTCCACGAGACCTTGCAAAATCTTCTGGAGTTCCTACAAGAAGCCGAGGACAAGTTCTCCAGTATGGGACTGCTAGGAAGCGATATCGACGAAGTTAAAAAACAGATCAAACAATTGGCCAATTTCAAAGCCGAAGTAGATCCTCACATGGTCAAGGTCGAAGCTCTAAACAG GAGTCTGATAAG ACAAGCTGCCGAACTGACAGAGAGAACGTCCTCGGAACAAGCTGCAGCCATCAAAGAACCGCTTGGTGCCGTTAACAGACGGTGGGACGGACTGCTTCGAGGCCTCGTGGAGAGGCAAAGGCTCTTGGAGAACGCGTTACTACGTCTAGGACAATTCCAGCATGCTCTAGACGAATTGCTGGTATGGATCGAGAAGACGGACGACACTTTGGACAACTTGAAGGCCGTGGCCGGTGATCCTCAAGTGATCGAAGTGGAATTAGCTAAACTGAAAGTACTTGTAAATGATATTCAAGCCCATCAGACCAGCGTGGACACTCTGAACGACGCTGGAAGACAGTTAATAGAGGATGGAAAGGGAACAGCCGAAGCTTCGACGACTGCTGAGAAATTGGGTACTTTGAATCGTCGTTGGCGCGATTTGTTGCAACGTGCTGCTGATCGTCAACGAGAATTGGAAGATGCGCTTAGAGAAGCGCAAACCTTTACGGCGGAGATACAGGACCTTTTGTCTTGGCTGGGTGATGTGGACAACACTATAGTAGCTTCAAAACCTGTTGGAGGATTGCCGGAAACAGCTTCAGAACAGTTAGAACGCTTTATGGAAGTGTACAACGAATTGGAACAAAATCGTTTGAAAGTTGAATCGGTTCTTCAACAAGGACAAGCGTACTTGAAGCGTGCTGATTCTACTAGTGCCGGTGGTCTGAATCACAACTTGAGGACTTTGAAACAACGATGGGATAATGTGACTGCTCGCGCAAGTGATAAAAAGATCAAGCTCGAGATCGCTCTGAAAGAGGCTACAGAGTTCCACGATGCACTTCAATCGTTTGTCGATTGGTTAACCAACGCGGAGAAGATTCTGACGAATCTGAAACCTGTGTCGAGGGTAATGGAAACTATCCTCGGACAGATAGAGGAACACAAAGCGTTTCAGAAGGACGTTGGAGTTCATCGTGAGACTATGCTGAACCTCGATAAGAAGGGCACGCATTTGAAATACTTTTCACAGAAACAGGACGTGATTCTAATCAAAAACTTGTTGATAAGTGTGCAACACAGATGGGAAAGAGTAGTTTCGAAGTCTGCAGAGAGAACCAGGGCTCTTGATCACGGATACAAAGAGGCCAGAGAATTCCACGATGCTTGGTCCAATATAATGAACTGGCTCGACGAAACGGAGAAAACTTTGGACGAGGTTGCCAGTGATGGCGCCCTTGGAGGAAATGATCCAGAGAAGATCAAGGCCAGACTGAATAAGCATCGTGAATTGCAGAAAGCTCTCAGCGCCAAACAGGGTACCTATGACGCAActatgaaaaatggaaaatcatTAAAAGACAAAGCGCCTAAAAGTGATGAATTTGCTTTGAAAGAACTTTTGAATGAGTTGAAGAACAAGTGGACCACTGTTTGTGGTAAGTGCGTGGATAGACAGAGGAAGCTCGAGGAAGCATTGTTGTTCTCGGGACAATTCAAGGACGCTATTCAGGCGTTGCTGGAATGGCTTAGTAAGTCTGAGAAGCAGCTGGCAGACACCGGTCCACTTTATGGCGACCTTGACACTGTAATGAATTTGGTTGAACAACATAAGACCTTCGAGAAGGATCTCGAATCCAGAGTCTCTCAGATGGAATCCGTAATCAAAACGGGTCGCGAGCTTCTTGCTAAGGCGACGCCTGATGATGCATCTGCTATAGGATCACAGCTtgctgaaataaataatctttggGACACGGTAACCAAGTTGTCCTCTGACAAGACTGAACGACTCCAAGAAGCCCTCAGAGAGGCTGAACGCCTTCACAAGGCAGTTCACGTACTTCTGGAGTGGCTGAGCGATGCTGAAATGAAGCTGAGATTTGCTGGACAGTTGCCGGAAGATGAACAGGAGAGCAGGAATCAGTTGATGGAACACGAAAAGTTCTTGCGTGAATTAAGCACcaaggaaattgaaaaagatcAAACTTTGGAGCTGGCTCACGTGATTCTTGCAAAGGCACACCCTGATGGAGCTTTGGTTATCAAACATTGGATCACGATTATTCAATCCAGATGGGAAGAGGTTTCCACCTGGGCCCAACAAAGGAATCAAAGATTGGAGAATCATATGCGAGGACTTCAG GACCTCGACAATCTTCTGGAAGAACTACTGTCATGGTTAGAAGGTTTGGAGAACACTCTCAACGCTCTTGAAGCTGAGCCTCTACCAGACGATAAAGCTACTTTAGAAATGCTGATTGTGGATCACAGAGAATTTATGGAGAACACCAGTCGAAGACAGAACGAAGTTGACCGCGTCTGTAAAGCCAGACAGATCAAATCTGCGAAAGATACGATGAAGATAACGAAGGCTAAGTCACCTGCCCCAAC CCGAGCCAGCCCAGGCCGTGAGAGAACGCCCGATTCGTTGCCGCACATCGGCCCACGGTTCCCACCCAAAGGAAG CAAAGGTGCCGAACCGGAGTTCCGTAGTCCGAGAGTAAAACTGCTGTGGGACAGGTGGAGACACGTTTGGATGTTGGCGTGGGAACGTCAACGTCGTTTACAGGataagtataattatatcCAAGAACTGGACCGTGTCGCAAACTTCAGCTGGGAGGATTGGCGCAAGAGA TTCCTGAAATTCATGAACCACAAAAAGTCCAGATTAACAGATCTCTTCAGGAAAATGGATAAGAATAACGACGGACTGATTCCACGCGAGGACTTCATTCAAGGAATCATGAACACTA AATTCGAGACTTCACGGTTAGAAATGGGAGCGGTCGCAGATTTGTTCGATCGCCACGGTGAAGGATTGATAGATTGGAAGGAATTCATCGCGGCTCTAAGACCAGACTGGGAGGAACgcagaacgtataacgacactGACAAGATTCACGATGAAGTAAAACGATTGGTGATGCTTTGTACTTGTCGCCAGAAATTCCGTGTATTTCAAGTTGGCGAAGGAAAATATAGG TTTGGAGACAGTCAGAAGTTGCGGTTGGTACGGATTCTACGATCGACCGTGATGGTACGAGTCGGTGGTGGATGGGTAGCATTGGacgaatttctattaaaaaatgatccTTGCCGCG TTTTTCTAATGCCGATACCGGACCCTAACAAACCGGAACAACATGAGGGTTGGTGTCCGCTCG CCAAGGGAAGAACGAATATCGAGCTGCGAGAACAATTCATATTGGCGGATGGCGTCAGCCAGACAATGACGGCGTTCAGATCGAAACCGAGCCCAACCTCGACGCTGCAGCGTACGCCAATCTCATCCGCGAATGCCGGACCCATCACCAAG GTGAGGGAACGCAGCGCTCGCAGCGTTCCCATGGGACAATCGCGAGCATCGCGCTCATCGTTGAGCGCCGGAACGCCGGACAGCCTAAGCGACAACGAGAGCTCTTTCAAGCTTGGCTCCGCCAGAAAAACAAGTACACCCTACAGAAGCTCTATGACACCGG GCGGTAGTCGACCATCCAGTAGGCCAACTTCGAGACCAACATCCAGACCAACCAGTAGACCCGGAAGTAGGCCCGCATCCAGGCAAGGAAGCAAACCACCGAGTCGCTATGGTTCCACACAGTCGTTAGATAGCACTG aTGATTCGACCAATGTGAGCCGCATTCCACGTAGAACGGCAGTGAGCACGACAGGGAATACTCCCACTTCTAGCAGACACAATAGCGTGTCAGGAAAGCGCTTATCGGTGAACGGTTCGAGTTCACGACCTCGAACGCCCACCGGCCTGGTTAGTCCTGCCAGTGGTGTTCCAGCGAG gTTTGGCACGATCCATAGAGCTTCGAGCATTCCAACCCTGACTGGTGTCGGCACACCGATCAG GAGCAGCTCGATGTGTACAAATTCAGCAACTAACACCTCGTCGGCCGTTAAGCGAGCTAG AACAAGGACACCGTCCAGTGGGTCGAGCACGCCACTGCCGCCTTCTTTGAAACTATCCAGGAAACCTTCTGGAGCATCGGATACGTCCGTATCGACCACACCGGCCACTAAACGAAAAGGCAAACCAACGCCGATCGACCAACGGGCGCCATTCCGATTGTAG